A window from Plasmodium gaboni strain SY75 chromosome 9, whole genome shotgun sequence encodes these proteins:
- a CDS encoding putative ADP-ribosylation factor produces MGNTVTTFFRDCCNRLFNKSIVFQIRICGPAQSGKTTFVKFLMCNQFLKVKPTEGLLVEKIDYEEFSVIIWDSRYSLEDDASINKLDIDAVIYFIDLSDQGRLKIAKKGFYKVLEDFDHVDNVLVVASKQDKKGCMTLNHVRKELKIDKIVDRNCFLAECSSKTGHGIEYSMNWLFNQLMIKRKKSLCLLK; encoded by the exons ATGGGCAATACAGTGACAACATTTTTTAGAGATTGTTGTAATAgattatttaataaaagtaTAGTTTTTCAAATTAGAATATGTGGACCTGCTCAAAGTGGAAAAACAACATTtgtaaaatttttaatgtgtaatcaatttttaaaagtaaAGCCTACAGAAG GCCTACTTGTTGAAAAAATTGATTATGAGGAATTCTCTGTAATTATTTGGGATTCAAGATATAGCCTGGAAGATGAT gCGTCTATTAACAAATTAGATATCGACGCtgtaatttattttattgatCTTTCTGACCAAGGAAGATTAAAAATAG cTAAAAAGGGGTTTTACAAAGTATTAGAAGATTTTGACCATGTTGATAATGTTTTAGTTGTTGCTAGCAAGCAAGATAAAAAAGGTTGTATGACATTAAATCATGTCAGGAAGGAATTAAAAATTGACAAGATTGTTGACAGGAATTG CTTTTTAGCAGAATGCTCCTCAAAAACAGGGCATGGAATTGAGTATTCAATGAACTGGCTTTTTAATCAATTAATgattaaaagaaaaaaaagtttatgtcttttaaaataa